A single genomic interval of Paenibacillus macerans harbors:
- a CDS encoding type Z 30S ribosomal protein S14, whose product MAKTSMKVKQQRAPKFKVRAYTRCERCGRPHSVLQKFKICRICFRELAYKGQIPGVKKASW is encoded by the coding sequence GTGGCAAAAACTTCGATGAAAGTTAAACAACAACGTGCACCGAAATTCAAAGTGCGGGCGTACACCCGCTGTGAACGTTGTGGTCGTCCACACTCGGTATTGCAAAAATTCAAAATTTGCAGAATTTGTTTCCGTGAATTAGCTTATAAAGGCCAGATTCCTGGCGTGAAAAAAGCAAGCTGGTAA
- the rplB gene encoding 50S ribosomal protein L2: MPIKKYKPTSPARRAMSVSTFEEITTDQPEKSLLAPLSKTAGRNNQGKITVRHHGGGHKRKYRIIDFKRNKDGIPGRVATIEYDPNRTSNIALIHYADGEKRYIIAPKGLKVGDVIESGAGSDIKIGNALPLENIPVGTVIHNIELKPGKGGQLVRAAGTEAQLLGKEEKYVTIRLSSGEVRKVLKVCRATIGSVGNGDHELVKIGKAGRSRWLGKRPEVRGVVMNPNDHPHGGGEGRAPIGRKSPLSPWGKPTLGYKTRKKGKASDKYIVRRRTK, translated from the coding sequence GTGCCTATCAAAAAGTACAAACCGACATCCCCGGCAAGACGCGCGATGAGCGTGTCGACGTTCGAAGAAATCACGACGGATCAGCCGGAGAAATCTTTGCTTGCGCCGCTGAGCAAAACGGCCGGCCGCAACAACCAAGGTAAAATCACCGTTCGTCACCATGGCGGCGGACATAAACGCAAATACCGCATCATCGACTTCAAGCGGAACAAAGATGGAATTCCAGGCCGCGTTGCTACGATCGAATACGATCCGAACCGCACCTCGAACATCGCTTTGATCCACTACGCCGATGGCGAAAAACGTTATATCATCGCTCCTAAGGGCCTGAAAGTAGGCGACGTGATCGAATCCGGCGCAGGTTCCGACATTAAAATCGGGAACGCGCTGCCGCTCGAGAACATCCCGGTGGGTACCGTAATCCACAACATTGAGTTGAAGCCCGGCAAGGGCGGACAATTGGTTCGCGCCGCCGGTACGGAAGCCCAATTGCTCGGTAAAGAGGAGAAATATGTAACGATCCGCCTTTCATCCGGCGAAGTTCGTAAAGTCCTGAAAGTTTGCCGCGCAACGATCGGTTCCGTAGGCAACGGCGACCACGAGCTCGTGAAAATCGGTAAAGCGGGACGCAGCCGCTGGCTCGGCAAACGTCCGGAAGTCCGCGGTGTCGTCATGAACCCGAACGATCACCCTCACGGTGGTGGTGAAGGCCGCGCTCCGATCGGCCGTAAATCTCCGTTGTCGCCTTGGGGCAAACCGACCCTGGGTTACAAAACGCGTAAAAAAGGCAAAGCTTCTGATAAATATATCGTTCGCCGCCGTACGAAGTAA
- the rplW gene encoding 50S ribosomal protein L23, which yields MKDPRDIIKRPVITERSTEYMNDLKYVFEVDIRANKTEIKQAVESIFGVKVKNVNTLRVPGKLKRYGRYSGYTPEWKKAFVTLTADSKPLQFFESV from the coding sequence ATGAAAGATCCTCGCGATATTATCAAACGCCCGGTGATTACGGAACGTTCGACCGAATATATGAATGACCTGAAATACGTTTTCGAGGTTGATATTCGCGCCAACAAAACCGAAATCAAACAAGCCGTAGAGTCGATCTTCGGTGTGAAAGTCAAAAACGTAAACACCTTGCGCGTACCAGGGAAGCTGAAACGTTACGGACGCTACTCCGGATACACTCCTGAATGGAAAAAAGCGTTTGTTACATTGACCGCTGACAGCAAGCCGCTCCAATTTTTTGAATCGGTATAA
- the rplE gene encoding 50S ribosomal protein L5 has translation MAARLKERFLNEVTPALVQKFNYTTVMQVPKIEKVVINMGVGEAVANSKVLDSAVNDMQLIAGQKPVITRAKKSIAGFKLRENMPIGVKVTLRGDRMYYFLDKLFNIALPRVRDFHGVSTKAFDGRGNYTLGLKEQLIFPEIVYDQVDKVRGMDIVIVTTAKTDEEARELLTQLGMPFAK, from the coding sequence ATGGCAGCAAGATTGAAAGAACGCTTTTTGAACGAAGTGACGCCTGCTTTGGTTCAAAAATTCAACTATACAACCGTAATGCAAGTGCCTAAAATCGAGAAAGTCGTTATCAATATGGGCGTCGGCGAAGCCGTGGCCAACTCCAAGGTGCTTGATTCCGCAGTGAACGATATGCAGCTGATCGCTGGCCAAAAGCCGGTTATCACGCGTGCGAAGAAATCGATTGCCGGTTTCAAACTTCGTGAGAACATGCCGATCGGCGTGAAAGTAACGCTTCGCGGCGACCGCATGTATTACTTCCTAGACAAACTGTTTAACATTGCGCTTCCTCGCGTGCGCGACTTCCACGGCGTATCGACGAAAGCTTTCGACGGACGCGGCAACTATACGCTTGGCCTCAAGGAACAGTTGATCTTCCCTGAGATCGTATACGACCAAGTCGACAAAGTTCGCGGTATGGATATCGTTATCGTGACGACAGCAAAAACCGACGAAGAAGCCCGTGAGCTGTTGACGCAGCTGGGCATGCCTTTTGCAAAGTAA
- the rplP gene encoding 50S ribosomal protein L16, whose translation MLVPKRVKHRKQQRGNMRGQAKGGTELNFGEFGLQALEPTWITNRQIEAARIAMTRYIKRGGKVWIKIFPDKPITQKPLEVRMGSGKGNVEKWVAVVKPGKILFELAGVSEEIAREAMRLAAHKLPIKTKFVKREELGGEANES comes from the coding sequence ATGTTGGTACCAAAGCGCGTAAAACACCGCAAGCAGCAACGCGGTAATATGAGAGGCCAAGCTAAAGGCGGCACCGAACTGAACTTCGGCGAATTCGGCCTGCAGGCTCTTGAGCCGACTTGGATCACCAACCGCCAAATTGAAGCGGCGCGTATTGCAATGACGCGTTACATCAAACGGGGCGGTAAAGTATGGATCAAAATTTTCCCTGACAAGCCGATTACTCAAAAGCCTCTTGAAGTCCGGATGGGTAGCGGTAAAGGTAACGTAGAAAAATGGGTCGCAGTTGTGAAGCCTGGCAAGATTCTGTTTGAGCTTGCCGGTGTATCGGAGGAAATCGCACGCGAAGCTATGCGTCTTGCCGCCCACAAACTGCCGATCAAAACGAAGTTTGTGAAACGTGAAGAATTGGGTGGTGAAGCAAATGAAAGCTAA
- the rpsQ gene encoding 30S ribosomal protein S17, whose amino-acid sequence MSERNSRKVQIGKVVSDKMDKTIVVAVETYKKHDLYHKRIKYTKKFKAHDENNTAKIGDTVKIAETRPLSKDKRWRLVEVVEEAVII is encoded by the coding sequence ATGAGCGAACGTAACAGCCGTAAAGTGCAAATTGGTAAAGTCGTCAGCGACAAGATGGACAAAACGATCGTTGTTGCTGTAGAAACGTACAAGAAGCATGATCTGTACCACAAGCGCATTAAATACACGAAAAAATTTAAAGCGCATGATGAGAACAATACCGCGAAAATCGGAGATACCGTAAAAATCGCCGAAACTCGCCCGCTGTCCAAAGACAAACGCTGGAGACTCGTTGAAGTCGTAGAAGAAGCGGTTATTATCTGA
- the rplC gene encoding 50S ribosomal protein L3, whose translation MKGILGKKLGMTQVFTAEGNVIPVTVIEAGSNVVLQKKDVENDGYEAIQLGYSDKKEARANKPEVGHAKKAGATPKRYVREIRGVDLAGYEVGQEVKVDIFAEGEFVDVTGISKGKGFQGVIKRWGQSRGPMAHGSRYHRRPGSMGSIAANRVFKGKNLPGHMGHETVTIQNLEVIRVDAERNVLLVKGSIPGPKNSFVKIKQTIKK comes from the coding sequence ATGAAAGGTATCTTAGGAAAAAAACTCGGAATGACTCAAGTATTTACCGCTGAAGGGAATGTCATTCCCGTAACGGTAATCGAGGCGGGCTCCAATGTGGTTCTGCAAAAGAAAGACGTGGAGAACGACGGTTATGAAGCCATTCAGCTCGGCTACTCCGACAAGAAGGAAGCCAGAGCCAACAAGCCGGAAGTTGGGCATGCGAAAAAAGCAGGCGCAACGCCTAAGCGCTACGTTCGCGAAATTCGCGGTGTTGATTTGGCGGGATACGAAGTTGGCCAGGAGGTCAAAGTCGATATTTTTGCCGAGGGCGAATTTGTTGACGTAACCGGCATTTCGAAAGGTAAAGGGTTCCAAGGCGTAATCAAACGCTGGGGACAAAGCCGCGGCCCGATGGCGCACGGTTCCCGTTACCATCGCAGACCGGGTTCCATGGGTTCGATCGCGGCCAACCGCGTATTCAAAGGCAAAAACCTGCCTGGACATATGGGACATGAAACCGTGACGATTCAAAACCTTGAAGTTATCCGCGTTGATGCGGAACGCAACGTTCTGCTCGTTAAAGGCTCCATTCCGGGCCCGAAAAACAGCTTCGTCAAAATCAAGCAAACCATTAAGAAATAA
- the rplV gene encoding 50S ribosomal protein L22, producing the protein MEAKAHARSIRIAPRKAQLVVDLIRGKQVGDAIAILRHTPKAASPIVEKLLNSAIANAEHNYSMDVNKLVITQAYVNQGPTMKRFRPRAMGRASRINKRTSHITLVVSEK; encoded by the coding sequence ATGGAAGCTAAAGCACATGCAAGATCTATCCGCATTGCTCCGCGCAAGGCTCAGCTCGTAGTCGATCTGATCCGCGGCAAGCAAGTCGGCGATGCGATCGCGATTCTGCGCCACACGCCAAAGGCGGCTTCCCCGATCGTGGAGAAGCTTTTGAATTCGGCGATTGCCAACGCTGAACATAACTATTCTATGGACGTTAATAAATTGGTGATTACGCAAGCGTACGTCAACCAAGGCCCGACGATGAAACGTTTCCGTCCGCGGGCAATGGGTCGCGCTAGCCGGATCAACAAACGCACCAGCCACATTACATTGGTGGTATCCGAAAAATAA
- the rpsC gene encoding 30S ribosomal protein S3, giving the protein MGQKVNPVGLRVGIIRDWESKWYAGKDFGDLLLEDVKIREHLKNKLKDSAVSRIEIERAANRVNVTIHTAKPGMVIGKGGSEVEILRGEITKIAGGKKVHINISEIKHPDLDAILVAESIAQQLERRVSFRRALKQAIQRTMRSGAKGIKTAVSGRLGGAEIARTEGYSEGTVPLHTLRADIDYGTAEAHTTYGRIGVKVWIYRGEVLPTAKKQQAAQEGGN; this is encoded by the coding sequence GTGGGCCAAAAGGTAAATCCGGTCGGACTACGAGTAGGGATTATCCGTGATTGGGAATCCAAATGGTACGCTGGCAAAGATTTTGGTGATCTTTTGCTGGAAGACGTTAAAATTCGTGAACACCTGAAAAACAAACTGAAAGACTCCGCGGTATCTCGGATTGAAATCGAGAGAGCGGCAAATCGTGTGAACGTAACGATCCACACAGCCAAACCGGGCATGGTTATCGGTAAAGGCGGTTCGGAAGTGGAAATCCTGCGCGGGGAAATTACGAAAATCGCAGGCGGCAAAAAGGTTCACATCAACATTTCTGAAATCAAACACCCTGATCTTGACGCGATTCTGGTCGCAGAAAGCATCGCACAACAACTGGAACGCCGCGTTTCTTTCCGTCGTGCGCTGAAACAAGCGATTCAAAGAACGATGCGTTCGGGAGCGAAAGGGATCAAAACGGCAGTCAGCGGCCGTCTCGGCGGTGCTGAAATTGCCCGTACGGAAGGCTACAGTGAAGGAACTGTTCCACTTCATACGCTCCGCGCCGACATCGATTACGGTACGGCAGAAGCGCATACGACTTACGGCCGCATCGGCGTAAAAGTATGGATCTATCGTGGAGAGGTTCTTCCTACGGCTAAGAAACAACAAGCTGCTCAGGAAGGAGGCAACTAA
- the rpsS gene encoding 30S ribosomal protein S19 produces the protein MGRSLKKGPFVDGYLLKKVEEMNASSKKVVIKTWSRRSTIFPQFIGHTFGVYDGRKHVPVYVTEDMVGHKLGEFAPTRTYKGHTDDDKKTRR, from the coding sequence ATGGGTCGCAGTCTGAAAAAGGGGCCTTTTGTTGATGGTTACCTGTTGAAGAAAGTGGAGGAAATGAACGCGTCGAGCAAAAAAGTCGTGATCAAAACCTGGTCCCGCCGCTCCACGATCTTCCCGCAATTCATTGGTCATACGTTTGGTGTATACGACGGACGCAAACACGTTCCGGTATACGTAACCGAGGATATGGTCGGACACAAACTGGGCGAATTTGCCCCAACCCGTACCTACAAAGGTCATACGGATGACGATAAGAAAACGAGACGTTAA
- the rplX gene encoding 50S ribosomal protein L24 codes for MPRLKKILESHNNKLHVKKDDTVIVISGKDKGKKGRVIAAYPRENRVLVEGVNMIKKHQKPNQLNPQGGIIEKEAPIHVSNVMHVDPKSGKVTRIGYKVLDNGKKVRVAKRSGEVID; via the coding sequence GTGCCTAGACTGAAAAAGATCCTTGAATCTCATAACAATAAGCTTCACGTTAAGAAAGACGACACGGTCATCGTGATCTCCGGTAAAGACAAAGGGAAGAAAGGTCGCGTCATCGCCGCTTATCCTCGTGAGAACCGCGTGCTTGTGGAAGGTGTGAACATGATCAAGAAACACCAAAAGCCTAACCAGCTGAATCCGCAAGGCGGCATCATCGAGAAAGAAGCTCCGATTCACGTTTCGAACGTTATGCATGTTGATCCGAAGAGCGGAAAAGTAACCCGTATCGGTTACAAAGTATTGGACAACGGCAAAAAAGTTCGCGTAGCCAAGAGATCCGGAGAAGTAATCGACTAA
- the rpsH gene encoding 30S ribosomal protein S8: MTMSDPIADMLTRIRNANTVRHETVELPASTIKKQIAEILKREGFIRDAEYIDDNKQGIIRIFLKYGPNNERVISGLKRISKPGLRVYTKSNEIPRVLGGLGIAIISTSKGVMTDKEARQSKAGGEVVCYVW; encoded by the coding sequence ATGACTATGTCAGATCCAATTGCAGATATGCTTACACGTATTCGCAACGCGAACACAGTGCGTCACGAAACGGTAGAACTGCCTGCTTCGACGATCAAGAAACAAATCGCTGAAATCCTGAAGCGTGAAGGTTTCATCCGCGATGCAGAATATATCGATGATAACAAGCAAGGGATCATCCGTATTTTCCTGAAATACGGCCCTAACAACGAACGCGTTATCTCCGGTTTGAAGAGAATCAGTAAGCCAGGCCTTCGCGTGTACACGAAAAGCAACGAAATCCCTCGTGTCCTCGGCGGTTTGGGTATCGCGATCATCTCCACATCCAAAGGAGTTATGACCGATAAGGAAGCTCGTCAGTCCAAAGCCGGCGGCGAAGTTGTTTGCTACGTTTGGTAA
- the rpmC gene encoding 50S ribosomal protein L29: protein MKANELRNLTTAEIEQKIAGFKEELFNLRFQLATGQLDNPTRIRDVRKEIARAKTVLRERELGIIS, encoded by the coding sequence ATGAAAGCTAATGAACTTCGCAACTTAACCACTGCAGAAATCGAACAAAAAATCGCCGGGTTTAAAGAAGAACTCTTTAACCTCCGTTTTCAGTTGGCTACCGGCCAACTCGATAACCCGACTCGGATCCGTGACGTGCGCAAGGAAATAGCTCGTGCTAAAACCGTATTACGTGAAAGAGAACTCGGGATCATCAGTTAA
- the rplD gene encoding 50S ribosomal protein L4, which produces MPKVALFNISGSQVGEVELNDAVFGIEPNTHVLHEAVVMQRASLRFGTHKVKGRSEVRGGGRKPWKQKGTGRARQGSIRAPQWVGGGTVFGPTPRSYAYKLPKKVRRLAIKSALSSKVIDQDIIVLDALSLNAPKTKEFAAILNNLKVDRKALVVAPSYDDNVALSARNIPGVKFVAADGINVLDVLTHDKLIITKEAVQKVEEVLA; this is translated from the coding sequence ATGCCAAAAGTAGCACTTTTCAATATTAGCGGTAGCCAAGTGGGCGAAGTGGAATTGAATGACGCGGTATTCGGGATCGAGCCGAACACGCACGTTCTTCATGAAGCTGTTGTCATGCAGCGCGCTTCCCTGCGTTTCGGCACCCACAAAGTCAAAGGACGCTCCGAAGTTCGCGGCGGCGGCCGTAAACCTTGGAAACAAAAAGGTACGGGCCGTGCGCGCCAAGGTTCCATCCGCGCCCCTCAATGGGTAGGCGGCGGCACCGTGTTTGGTCCGACTCCGCGCAGCTATGCTTACAAGCTGCCGAAGAAGGTTCGCCGTTTGGCGATCAAATCGGCCTTGTCTTCGAAAGTGATCGATCAAGACATCATCGTGCTTGACGCGCTGAGCTTGAACGCTCCGAAGACGAAAGAGTTCGCGGCGATTTTGAACAACCTGAAAGTGGATCGCAAAGCTTTGGTTGTAGCTCCAAGCTACGACGACAATGTGGCGCTTTCCGCACGCAACATCCCAGGCGTTAAATTCGTAGCGGCAGACGGCATTAATGTTCTCGACGTGCTGACGCACGACAAACTGATCATTACGAAAGAAGCAGTTCAGAAGGTAGAGGAGGTGCTCGCGTAA
- the rplN gene encoding 50S ribosomal protein L14, whose product MIQPFTRLQVADNSGAKELMCIRVLGGTGRRTAQIGDLIVCSVKQATPGGVVKKGDVVRAVVVRTKRAVRRKDGSYIAFDENAAVVVKEDKSPRGTRIFGPVARELRDKDFMKIVSLAPEVI is encoded by the coding sequence ATGATTCAACCATTTACACGTTTGCAGGTTGCCGACAACTCCGGCGCGAAGGAATTGATGTGTATTCGCGTTCTGGGCGGTACCGGTCGTCGTACAGCACAAATCGGGGATCTGATCGTTTGTTCCGTCAAACAAGCAACACCAGGCGGCGTTGTCAAAAAAGGAGACGTAGTCAGAGCGGTTGTCGTTCGTACGAAACGTGCGGTTCGCCGTAAAGACGGTTCCTACATCGCATTCGACGAAAACGCGGCGGTTGTTGTCAAAGAAGACAAAAGCCCGCGCGGAACGCGTATCTTCGGTCCGGTTGCCCGTGAACTTCGCGACAAGGACTTCATGAAGATCGTTTCCTTGGCTCCGGAAGTTATCTAA